One segment of Amycolatopsis alba DSM 44262 DNA contains the following:
- a CDS encoding sodium:solute symporter family protein, producing MHVLADANLRLDASPIDYVLLAFYFALVLGIGYMARKSVSSSLDFFLSGRSLPAWVTGLAFISANLGAVEIMGMSANGVLYGLPTVHYFWIGAIPAMLFLGIVMMPFYYGSKVRSVPEFMLRRFGKPAHLVNGISFASAQILIAGANLFLLASVVNLLLGWPLWVSIIVAAVVVLSYTALGGLSAAIYNEVLQFFVIVAALLPLTIVGLVKVGGWQGLVDKLSADPGGEAQLSSWPGDNLTGFGNSFLSILGLVFGLGFVLSFGYWTTNFVEVQRAMASKSMSAARRTPIIGAFPKMLIPFIVIIPGMIAAVTVSEYVQDKQVLLDGGDAPSGVTANNAILLLMRDLLPNGMLGVAIAGLLASFMAGMAANLSSFNTVFTYDIWQSYVKKNESDGYYLRLGRVVTAAGTVLAVGTAFIASNSGNILTYLQDLFSFFNAPLFATFILGMFWKRMTPTAGWVGLVAGTASAITVWLLSQAGVLGLTGQGISFVAAGTAFVVDIAVSVGVSLATTPKPESQLVGLVYSLTPKESLKHDETGDDAGWYRKPGLLAGIVLILTIALNIIF from the coding sequence TTGCACGTACTGGCCGATGCGAACCTGCGACTCGACGCAAGTCCGATCGACTACGTCCTGCTCGCCTTCTATTTCGCGCTGGTGCTCGGTATCGGGTACATGGCGCGGAAGTCGGTCTCGAGCAGCCTCGACTTCTTCCTCTCCGGCCGCTCGCTGCCCGCCTGGGTCACCGGCCTCGCGTTCATCTCGGCGAACCTCGGCGCGGTCGAGATCATGGGCATGTCGGCCAACGGCGTGCTCTACGGCCTGCCGACCGTCCACTACTTCTGGATCGGCGCGATCCCGGCGATGCTGTTCCTCGGCATCGTGATGATGCCGTTCTATTACGGCTCGAAGGTCCGCAGTGTCCCGGAGTTCATGCTCCGCCGGTTCGGCAAACCCGCCCACCTGGTCAACGGGATCAGCTTCGCGAGCGCGCAGATCCTCATCGCGGGCGCGAACCTGTTCCTGCTCGCCAGCGTGGTGAACCTCCTGCTCGGCTGGCCGCTGTGGGTGTCGATCATCGTCGCGGCCGTGGTCGTGCTCTCCTACACCGCGCTCGGCGGCCTGTCCGCCGCGATCTACAACGAGGTCCTGCAGTTCTTCGTGATCGTCGCGGCGCTGCTGCCGCTGACCATCGTCGGCCTGGTCAAGGTCGGCGGCTGGCAGGGCCTGGTCGACAAGCTCAGCGCGGACCCCGGCGGCGAGGCGCAGCTGTCCTCCTGGCCGGGTGACAACCTCACCGGATTCGGCAACAGCTTCCTCTCCATCCTCGGCCTCGTCTTCGGTCTCGGTTTCGTGCTCTCGTTCGGTTATTGGACGACGAACTTCGTCGAGGTCCAGCGCGCGATGGCGTCGAAGAGCATGTCGGCCGCGCGGCGGACGCCGATCATCGGCGCCTTCCCGAAGATGCTGATCCCGTTCATCGTGATCATCCCCGGCATGATCGCCGCGGTCACCGTGTCCGAGTACGTCCAGGACAAGCAGGTCCTGCTCGACGGCGGCGACGCGCCCAGCGGCGTGACCGCCAACAACGCGATCCTGCTGCTGATGCGCGACCTGCTGCCCAACGGCATGCTCGGCGTCGCGATCGCCGGTCTCCTCGCGTCGTTCATGGCCGGGATGGCGGCGAACCTGAGTTCGTTCAACACCGTCTTCACCTACGACATCTGGCAGTCGTACGTGAAGAAGAACGAGTCGGACGGCTACTACCTCCGCCTCGGCCGCGTGGTCACCGCGGCAGGCACCGTGCTGGCGGTCGGGACCGCGTTCATCGCGTCGAACTCCGGGAACATCCTGACCTACCTGCAGGACCTGTTCTCCTTCTTCAACGCGCCGCTGTTCGCCACCTTCATCCTCGGCATGTTCTGGAAGCGGATGACGCCGACGGCGGGCTGGGTCGGCCTTGTCGCCGGTACCGCGTCCGCGATCACCGTGTGGCTGCTGTCGCAGGCCGGGGTGCTCGGGCTCACCGGGCAGGGCATCAGCTTCGTGGCCGCCGGTACCGCGTTCGTCGTCGACATCGCGGTCAGCGTCGGGGTCTCGCTCGCCACCACGCCCAAACCGGAATCGCAGCTCGTCGGCCTCGTCTACTCCCTCACCCCGAAGGAGTCGCTGAAGCACGACGAGACCGGCGACGACGCGGGCTGGTACCGCAAGCCGGGCCTGCTCGCGGGCATCGTGCTGATCCTGACCATCGCGCTCAACATCATCTTCTAG